Proteins from one Dromiciops gliroides isolate mDroGli1 chromosome 6, mDroGli1.pri, whole genome shotgun sequence genomic window:
- the LOC122732804 gene encoding metallothionein-1E-like: protein MDPKCSCKNGGSCTCSGSYKCRLCQCTSSKKSCCSCCPAGCAKCAQGCVCKAPQTKSCSCYH from the coding sequence ATGGACCCCAAATGTAGCTGCAAGAATGGTGGCTCTTGCACCTGTTCAGGCTCCTACAAATGCAGATTGTGCCAGTGCACCTCCTCCAAGAaaagctgctgctcctgctgcccaGCAGGATGTGCCAAATGTGCCCAGGGCTGTGTCTGCAAAGCCCCCCAGACTAAGAGTTGCAGCTGCTACCATTGA